AAAAAGAGTATATATGAGTACCGCACCGTCTTAGACTCGGTTGCTGAGCATGTCTAGAATAGTGTAAGCAGCTTTCTGAAACTGTTCTTTCTCTTCCTCGAGCACCCTCTTCTTCTCCATTGCAAACTCCTTCGATCTATCAATCTCTTCCTTGATTCCCACAGAGTTCCCATCGATCTCACTGCACCAATAGAAAAACGAGGCAGCACTGAGCAGTAGCCATGATAGTTGTGCGCAGACACAACACAAGACACTTACTTGACGAACTTGAGCATATTATCCATCCCCACCTGAACCTGCTGCGACATTTCTGCAAATTTCAACGTATCAGGAGATTCAGGACCAACAAAATCTATACGCATTGTCAATAGAGAAACATTGACTTGTAACCTCAGTCCACCCACTGATCTAATCCCATCAAAAATAATGATAAACCTTCAAATGGAACTTATATGTTTGTCTTCTCATGCAATTGCATAAACCAAAGGGATATAAAGATAGTGTATCGAGCACAAGCATAATCTGAATAACAGTTTAGAAGAGCAACAAAACTGATCAAGGCAACGTTAATGGCAATCGTTCATTCTAATGATCAAGCGATTCCGCCATTGAGTAAGCACAAGAACAAACGCTAATCCAAGTTTTGATCAAGCGATTTCGCCGTTAAATAGGAACAAAATCGTTAAATACCAAGTCATGGAGCATTTTGATTTCGTGATTTTCACAAAGGAACTCGCGATGACTCCTGCTGATTCCTAGGTCACTCGAAATTTTGAAAGTAAATGAAGAGGATTATCAGGAGAAGGGAGTAAACAAACCGAATACGAGAGAAGCTAGATCCGATTCAGCTTGATGAGCAACAAGCTGCGCACCACTCTGCGACGGTGATTCCGCCATTATCCTGCGCTGAGTGAAAGAGATTAATTTCGTAGCTAAGCAAGAGAAGAGGTTGATTGTGTATTTACGAGGGAACAGATTTGTTTTGAGACGTGACTGACTATTGGGCCTAGGCCCATTTAGATACTCAAATTCACTGTCTACCATCCGTAGTCACTCTTTAAAAACTTTTGCGATATTGGTGATATAATACCATCTCTGACCATTAGAAATTAGAAATCATGTAAAGTTCTAAAAAAATAAAAATATTCATATTTTAATTGTGCAATTAAATTTAATATTTTTTAAATCATTAATATGTTAGTTAGATGACACAAAAATGTTTAGAAATGGTTATAAAACAAAAGTTTTTAGAACTTCTTTTCACTCTCTCTCTTAATTTTTTTTTTTATTTCTTTAATTTTAATAGGAAAGTTCCAATCGAATAACCTCCATTGGAAGTGGTCTAAATTTCAAAGTGATGATCATTTATTTTATCTTTTGAAATAAAATGTATATAAACGTTTGAATTTGATATGTTGCACAATTTTGCTGTACACAGTATATAGTGATTTCTTGTTAAGCTTTTGTAAACTGATGATCCTGTGTTTATTATATATACACTAGATGTAACTCATAATGGTTTTAGTTTGCCATGTATTTCTTCAGATCATTAACGAATAACTCAAGAGTCGGGACAAAGGAGACATGTTGCAATGGAAAACAACTAGAGCTTATTACAGAACACCAGCTAACAAGGGCCCAGCCGGTTAATATTGAAGAAGAGATGAGACTCGAGAGACTGAGCCCTCAGGTGAAGAAGCCAATGACACTATTGACTCAAGTACATTGCTCTTAAAATGCATATGATAGCAAACCAACTTTCAAAAGCCTCTGCTTCAGCCTCGGGTTTGGCGAGTGTTGTATGATTTGCAGTTTGGGCATTTCTGAGCTACCACATGGTACTGGACCTCTGATTTTGTCCCACAGTCGTTGCAGAGGATCTGAACCTGTTTTTTTTCCCATCAAATGATTCAATTATATATAATCTGATGATTTTGAATTCCTTACTTGGTTGAGCCTGAGGTGTAATAAGAGTAATTTTAGACTAACCATTTTGTTCTGGTATGGTTCTGGCATTGGTGTAGCAGCAATCTCCACGTCAAATTTCTCCCACACCTTTGACATGTCGCATACAGATTTTGAGCAAAGCGGGCACGCGTATCTGCAGAGCACAGTTTACAGTGTTGTCAGTTGAAAGACAGTTTACAGTGTTGTCAGTTGAATAACAATCCTGAGTTATTTATTATACTTACTGGTAATGTTCTCTCATTTCCTCCAAGCACTTCTGATGGATGGTGTGTCCGCAGGGCAAAACTGTTACAT
This genomic interval from Brassica oleracea var. oleracea cultivar TO1000 chromosome C2, BOL, whole genome shotgun sequence contains the following:
- the LOC106327418 gene encoding uncharacterized protein LOC106327418 — protein: MAESPSQSGAQLVAHQAESDLASLVFEMSQQVQVGMDNMLKFVNEIDGNSVGIKEEIDRSKEFAMEKKRVLEEEKEQFQKAAYTILDMLSNRV